From Moraxella sp. K1664, one genomic window encodes:
- a CDS encoding pilus assembly protein PilP, giving the protein MINNSSKVGVGLLLALLLMTGCTDRISIAESEMQKIRSQGPQAIEPPPEPLHIEDFAYAAQSEPSPFVAKSLRERQQVREQAPSVKPDENRTKEPLESYELTELTYRGKVTAPNGQEFGLVQTPDGMVHDVQKNNYLGKNHGRIAEITATQINLIEIVKDVDEQYVEKTTPLVSPN; this is encoded by the coding sequence ATGATAAATAATTCTTCTAAGGTCGGTGTTGGTTTATTGCTGGCATTATTATTAATGACGGGTTGTACTGATCGCATTAGTATTGCTGAGTCTGAGATGCAAAAAATTCGCAGTCAAGGACCGCAAGCCATTGAGCCACCACCAGAGCCACTTCACATTGAAGATTTTGCTTATGCTGCTCAAAGTGAGCCTAGTCCTTTCGTGGCAAAAAGCCTGCGCGAACGCCAGCAAGTCAGAGAACAGGCACCTTCGGTGAAACCAGATGAGAATCGGACGAAAGAGCCACTTGAGTCTTATGAATTGACCGAACTGACCTATCGTGGCAAAGTAACCGCTCCCAATGGACAGGAATTTGGATTGGTACAAACACCAGATGGTATGGTTCATGATGTTCAAAAAAACAATTATTTGGGCAAAAACCATGGTCGCATTGCTGAGATTACAGCAACGCAAATCAATCTTATTGAGATTGTCAAAGATGTTGATGAGCAATACGTTGAAAAAACCACTCCGTTGGTGTCACCAAATTAA
- the pilO gene encoding type 4a pilus biogenesis protein PilO, translated as MKSPFKKSKPATDAAATPEESGKKKIKLGKPNLSKPKGLGGLGKSKAKAKGKKAGSKPKKPAFDSKKFMAEVNSLNGQNYGSAPMPVKIFILAMLVVFILALAWFMLVSKKLDEIKAAEAQQSVLLDQYKEKESKARHLQAYEEQVAQMKTDFADLLAQLPTDTRVPELVDGINMVGSGSGVRFQDISVQAEVEQEFFIEQPIQIIGLGDYHQFGSFVSGIAALPRIITMHDFEIKNPQPSLDRMPELQLVLQTKTYRSKGVDLNATTEGGQ; from the coding sequence ATGAAATCACCTTTTAAAAAATCCAAACCAGCTACCGATGCGGCTGCTACCCCAGAGGAGAGTGGCAAGAAAAAAATTAAACTTGGCAAGCCAAATTTATCAAAGCCAAAAGGCTTGGGTGGCTTGGGTAAATCCAAAGCAAAAGCCAAGGGTAAAAAAGCAGGTTCTAAGCCTAAAAAGCCTGCTTTTGATTCCAAGAAGTTTATGGCGGAGGTTAATTCCTTAAATGGTCAAAACTATGGCTCTGCTCCAATGCCGGTCAAGATCTTTATCTTGGCGATGTTGGTGGTATTTATCTTGGCACTTGCTTGGTTTATGTTGGTCTCCAAAAAGCTTGATGAGATCAAAGCGGCAGAAGCACAGCAATCAGTATTGCTAGATCAGTATAAAGAAAAAGAATCCAAAGCTCGCCATTTGCAAGCTTATGAAGAGCAAGTGGCACAAATGAAAACTGACTTTGCTGACTTACTAGCACAGCTACCCACCGATACTCGTGTGCCTGAATTGGTGGATGGTATTAACATGGTGGGCAGTGGTAGCGGTGTGCGATTCCAAGACATCTCAGTGCAGGCCGAGGTGGAGCAAGAGTTTTTCATTGAACAGCCGATTCAAATCATTGGTTTGGGTGATTACCATCAATTTGGCTCGTTTGTGAGTGGTATTGCGGCATTGCCACGAATCATCACCATGCATGATTTTGAAATTAAAAACCCACAGCCATCGCTTGATAGAATGCCCGAGTTACAACTGGTGTTGCAAACTAAGACTTATCGCTCCAAAGGCGTGGATTTGAATGCAACAACCGAAGGAGGTCAATGA
- a CDS encoding PilN domain-containing protein: MARINLLPWRKEQRERRNKEFNLLAAATAGLAILATILVLSILNRDLTNQQNANKRIEDANAQLDVALKSIEDLEAQREQMLAQMKVIQDLQGRRSVPVRVWDNIARAIPRDTMYLNNIKREGDVIRLTGFAANPNVVANLVRNLNASEWLDGSAVVSIKSGIQAYQGTPSQQVANAGARSVYPEDSYVEFVATTKIQYQEAKDEATDSAGEDVALPPVTVDSQGMDNQEMPEVSVIGVDNAPAQTPSTTSETTPPSAPTNNTTVDTEATDAPNTQNAQPTPTDGSTQVGGQS, translated from the coding sequence ATGGCACGCATTAACTTATTACCATGGCGTAAAGAACAGCGTGAGCGTAGAAATAAAGAGTTTAATCTTTTAGCTGCTGCCACCGCTGGACTTGCCATTTTAGCGACGATTTTGGTTTTGTCTATTTTAAATAGAGATTTAACCAATCAACAAAATGCCAATAAACGTATTGAAGATGCCAACGCTCAGCTTGATGTCGCCCTAAAATCGATTGAAGATTTGGAAGCTCAACGCGAGCAAATGTTGGCTCAGATGAAAGTCATTCAAGATTTGCAGGGTCGCCGTTCGGTTCCCGTACGTGTGTGGGACAACATTGCCCGAGCCATCCCAAGAGATACCATGTATTTAAATAACATTAAGCGTGAAGGTGATGTTATTAGATTGACAGGTTTTGCTGCCAACCCCAACGTTGTGGCAAACCTAGTGCGTAATCTAAATGCCAGTGAGTGGTTAGATGGTTCGGCGGTAGTGAGTATTAAGAGTGGCATACAAGCGTATCAAGGTACACCTTCTCAGCAAGTGGCTAATGCAGGTGCCCGTTCTGTCTATCCTGAGGATAGCTATGTAGAATTCGTGGCAACCACCAAGATTCAATATCAAGAAGCCAAAGATGAAGCTACTGATTCAGCTGGTGAAGACGTTGCTTTGCCACCTGTCACTGTGGATAGCCAAGGCATGGACAACCAAGAGATGCCCGAGGTGTCAGTGATTGGTGTTGATAATGCCCCAGCTCAAACACCTTCAACCACAAGTGAGACAACACCGCCATCTGCACCTACTAATAACACCACCGTGGATACAGAAGCGACTGATGCTCCTAATACTCAAAATGCACAACCTACACCTACAGATGGTAGTACCCAAGTAGGAGGTCAATCATGA
- a CDS encoding pilus assembly protein PilM: protein MGLSFSPKGRHLLGLDVSTTSVKLVELTKQQGRLHLKSYGVEPLEPGWVVDKNIVNNEEVGEAIARLVRRSGAGAKDAATAVSGSAVITKIIDMETNMSDADREAQIKLDAEQYIPYPLAEVNMDFEVLGPSATDPNLVRVLLAASRSENVEQRVEALLMGGLTAKVMDIESHAIERAFSLMVDNLPNDPQVVALIDLGHKQSTLYIAKDGEFIYNREQGFGGAQLTEEIQSRYSIPYHDATIGKHEHTLPADYHEGVLMPFMENIVQQISRSLQFYFSSSEYNNVDHIILCGGTSALPGLAQMVQQRVGGMVSVANPFEGMSIDSRIDTVMLQKDAPSLMAACGLALRGFD from the coding sequence GTGGGACTATCTTTTTCTCCTAAGGGTCGGCATCTTCTCGGCTTAGATGTCAGTACCACTTCCGTTAAACTTGTTGAACTAACAAAGCAACAAGGAAGACTTCATTTGAAGTCTTATGGCGTTGAGCCATTAGAGCCGGGCTGGGTTGTTGATAAAAATATTGTCAATAACGAAGAAGTGGGCGAGGCCATCGCTCGTTTGGTGCGTCGCTCTGGTGCTGGTGCCAAAGATGCTGCAACGGCAGTGTCAGGCTCGGCGGTCATCACCAAAATCATTGACATGGAAACAAACATGTCTGATGCTGACCGTGAGGCACAAATCAAGCTAGATGCTGAGCAGTATATTCCATATCCACTAGCAGAGGTGAATATGGATTTTGAGGTGCTAGGGCCTTCGGCGACCGACCCGAATTTGGTGCGAGTTTTGCTTGCCGCTTCCCGTTCTGAGAACGTGGAACAGCGTGTTGAGGCTCTCTTGATGGGTGGCTTGACAGCCAAAGTGATGGACATTGAGTCCCATGCCATTGAGCGTGCGTTTAGTTTGATGGTGGATAACCTGCCTAATGACCCACAGGTGGTGGCACTCATTGATTTGGGGCATAAGCAGTCCACGCTATATATCGCCAAAGACGGTGAGTTCATCTATAACCGTGAGCAAGGTTTTGGTGGAGCTCAGCTGACCGAAGAGATTCAGTCACGTTATAGCATTCCTTATCATGATGCCACCATTGGCAAGCACGAACATACTTTGCCTGCTGATTATCATGAGGGTGTGCTGATGCCTTTTATGGAAAATATCGTCCAACAAATCAGCCGTTCATTGCAATTTTATTTCTCATCTAGCGAATACAACAATGTTGATCACATCATTTTGTGTGGTGGTACTTCGGCATTGCCAGGATTGGCACAGATGGTGCAACAACGTGTTGGGGGCATGGTGTCGGTGGCAAATCCTTTTGAGGGCATGTCCATTGACTCACGCATTGATACCGTTATGCTCCAAAAAGATGCACCAAGCCTGATGGCAGCGTGTGGATTGGCTTTAAGGGGGTTTGACTGA
- a CDS encoding transglycosylase domain-containing protein, whose amino-acid sequence MSQKNSAVRLISYLKNLILAIFALIFILVLTFPIGFYGMAMYLEPSLPNIKELKTMPLEMPLQIYTADNKLIGQYGNRYSLPVAYEDIPETMIQAFLAAEDDTFFEHTGISVKGLGRAITEMISTTDGQTGGSSITQQVAKNYFLSPEQTFERKLNEMFIARKIENELNKQEIMTLYVNKIYLGQGAYGIRAAAKRYYSKSLDNLTVAEMAMLAGLPKAPSDFNPVINPKRALERRNWIIGRMLAEGYITKAEHDEALSADIGLNMYQERLDVNLPYIAEMARSALVERYGTQVMDSGWRVQLTIDSTDQIKARQSILNGTYGHNASANTTYRGVEALTGNLANFKPFTFRDGERFRDMLPAKVVEVKNGQIRAELQSGETVRVIMNMHYADSRVGGKRRGFGTNLVAGDRKELKPAIEVGNIIRVSKQGNSWYVTQPPRTQGALVAMNPQNGALEAVVGGFHFNQSKFNRATQGYRQPGSIIKPLVYAATFENTKLSPSDIISNDPIVIGNWRPKNAGGGAGGAVSISNALARSLNLPSIRMMQRAGVEPTREMLSYFSLEKDRLPQSLALALGATDATPLQMATAYATFANGGHRIQPYIIERIYNFHNETIFQANPVQACAVCFNKELSKVNTRLLDGFGHTENDKSVQDKDDNTDSQSNQKEQDPPQSADRTKALIARANAAKKELQSRQDDHRNEHPTLDAAPIFDRLNPKQAIQYGISEQAPRILSVRTTRYMSSMLKDVMTSGTGRRGNFRSDLGGKTGTTNQAKDVWFAGIQRNHVAVVWLGYDEPASLGSGAFGGTLAMPIWTDFMRHQLRGEPIKWVDDGNIAKSKKTEQKVISITDDNEAEAIEEIAQDELEREELAREEAEQALADEFLGTDIAESSGDEIIPEGDGEPVND is encoded by the coding sequence ATGTCTCAAAAAAATTCTGCCGTTCGTCTGATTTCTTACCTAAAAAACCTAATTTTGGCAATTTTTGCTCTAATTTTTATCTTAGTGCTAACTTTTCCAATTGGGTTTTATGGCATGGCAATGTATCTTGAACCGAGCTTGCCAAACATCAAAGAATTAAAAACCATGCCCCTAGAAATGCCCCTACAAATCTACACCGCAGACAACAAACTCATCGGGCAGTATGGCAACAGGTATTCACTGCCTGTGGCATATGAAGACATTCCTGAGACCATGATTCAAGCGTTTTTGGCGGCAGAAGACGACACCTTTTTTGAACATACTGGCATTAGCGTCAAGGGGCTTGGGCGTGCCATTACTGAGATGATTTCAACCACGGATGGACAAACGGGCGGCTCTAGCATCACTCAGCAGGTTGCCAAAAACTACTTTTTAAGTCCTGAACAGACCTTTGAACGCAAACTCAATGAGATGTTCATCGCCCGAAAAATCGAAAACGAACTCAACAAACAAGAAATCATGACCTTATATGTCAATAAGATTTATTTAGGTCAAGGGGCATATGGCATCCGTGCTGCTGCCAAACGTTATTATAGCAAATCGCTAGATAACCTAACCGTGGCAGAGATGGCGATGCTGGCAGGCTTGCCCAAAGCCCCATCCGACTTTAATCCTGTCATTAACCCCAAACGTGCCTTAGAGCGACGCAACTGGATTATCGGGCGAATGCTTGCCGAAGGTTACATCACCAAAGCCGAGCACGACGAAGCACTGTCTGCTGACATCGGGCTAAACATGTATCAAGAGCGGTTGGATGTCAATTTGCCTTATATCGCTGAGATGGCACGCTCCGCCTTGGTTGAACGCTATGGCACGCAAGTCATGGACAGTGGCTGGCGAGTGCAACTGACCATTGATAGTACCGACCAAATCAAAGCAAGGCAATCCATTTTAAATGGCACTTATGGTCACAACGCTTCTGCCAATACCACTTATCGTGGTGTTGAAGCATTGACAGGCAACTTAGCCAATTTTAAACCCTTTACATTTAGAGATGGTGAGCGATTTCGTGATATGCTCCCCGCCAAAGTGGTAGAAGTCAAAAACGGTCAAATCCGAGCCGAGCTCCAATCAGGCGAGACCGTGCGTGTCATCATGAACATGCATTACGCTGACAGCAGAGTCGGGGGCAAGCGTCGTGGCTTTGGCACCAATTTGGTCGCTGGTGATAGAAAAGAGCTAAAACCCGCCATTGAAGTGGGTAACATCATCAGAGTCAGCAAACAAGGCAACAGCTGGTATGTGACTCAACCGCCACGCACCCAAGGGGCATTGGTGGCGATGAACCCCCAAAATGGTGCCTTAGAAGCCGTGGTTGGTGGTTTTCACTTTAACCAAAGTAAATTTAACCGTGCCACCCAAGGTTATCGCCAACCGGGCTCCATCATCAAGCCATTGGTCTATGCCGCCACTTTTGAGAACACCAAACTAAGCCCCAGCGACATCATTTCAAATGACCCCATCGTTATCGGCAACTGGCGACCCAAAAATGCTGGCGGGGGTGCAGGCGGTGCTGTCTCCATCTCTAACGCTTTGGCACGCTCACTTAACCTACCTTCCATCCGCATGATGCAACGAGCAGGGGTTGAGCCCACCCGTGAGATGTTGTCTTATTTCAGCCTAGAAAAAGACCGTCTGCCACAATCTTTGGCATTGGCACTAGGGGCAACCGATGCCACACCCTTACAAATGGCAACCGCTTATGCCACATTTGCCAATGGCGGTCATCGCATTCAACCTTATATCATCGAACGCATTTATAATTTTCACAACGAAACCATTTTCCAAGCCAATCCCGTCCAAGCCTGTGCCGTATGCTTTAACAAAGAACTAAGCAAGGTAAATACTCGCCTGCTAGATGGCTTTGGTCATACAGAAAATGACAAATCAGTCCAAGACAAAGACGACAACACCGACAGCCAATCCAATCAAAAAGAACAAGACCCACCACAAAGTGCCGACCGCACCAAAGCTCTAATCGCCCGTGCCAATGCCGCCAAAAAAGAATTGCAATCACGTCAAGACGACCATCGCAACGAACACCCAACTTTGGATGCCGCCCCCATCTTTGACCGCCTAAACCCCAAACAAGCCATTCAGTACGGCATCTCAGAGCAAGCCCCACGCATCCTATCGGTGCGTACCACTCGATACATGAGTAGCATGTTAAAAGACGTGATGACAAGTGGCACCGGCAGAAGGGGCAACTTTCGCTCTGACTTAGGGGGCAAGACAGGCACCACCAACCAAGCCAAAGACGTGTGGTTTGCGGGCATTCAACGCAATCATGTGGCAGTGGTTTGGCTGGGCTATGATGAGCCAGCATCACTTGGTTCAGGTGCCTTTGGTGGCACACTTGCCATGCCGATTTGGACTGATTTTATGAGACACCAACTAAGGGGCGAACCCATCAAATGGGTGGATGATGGCAATATCGCCAAAAGCAAAAAGACCGAGCAAAAAGTCATCAGCATCACCGATGACAACGAAGCCGAAGCCATCGAAGAGATTGCCCAAGACGAACTAGAAAGAGAAGAGCTGGCACGAGAAGAAGCCGAGCAAGCCCTTGCCGATGAGTTCTTAGGCACAGACATTGCCGAAAGCTCTGGCGATGAGATTATCCCCGAAGGCGACGGCGAGCCTGTCAATGACTAG
- a CDS encoding IS3 family transposase → MSTNKEQVLIIQELRHKHKLADLLAVSNLPRSVFYYHIRQSTKPDKDLDLKEHINHIYHQHKGRYGYRRITSELNNQLAQKGMVINHKRVQRLMAKLGLKALVRRQRKFNTYKGTMGKDTIQDNILKRDFKADKPNQKWATDITEFKVQDKANDGSVIQRKLYLSPIIDLFNGEIVSYTMKDRPTYELVKEMLNDALSKLSQEKMDDKPIIHSDQGWHYQMHQYQQTLKEQGLTQSMSRKGNCLDNAVIESFFGTLKQEIFYETTTFTSTDELKQVIDEYIHYYNHDRIKSKLKGLSPVKYRNLVQLGLIQPLATT, encoded by the coding sequence ATCAGTACAAACAAAGAACAAGTCCTGATCATCCAAGAATTAAGGCATAAGCACAAACTTGCTGACTTATTGGCAGTGTCAAACTTGCCAAGAAGTGTGTTTTATTACCACATTCGTCAAAGTACAAAGCCTGACAAAGACCTTGACTTAAAAGAACACATTAACCACATCTACCACCAACACAAGGGCAGGTATGGTTATCGTAGAATCACATCAGAGCTTAACAATCAGCTTGCCCAAAAAGGCATGGTCATTAATCATAAACGAGTGCAACGACTGATGGCTAAACTTGGACTCAAAGCATTGGTTCGTCGTCAACGTAAGTTTAATACTTACAAAGGCACAATGGGCAAAGATACCATTCAGGACAATATACTCAAAAGAGACTTTAAAGCAGACAAACCCAATCAAAAGTGGGCAACAGACATCACAGAGTTTAAAGTACAAGACAAGGCAAATGATGGCAGTGTCATTCAAAGAAAACTCTACCTATCGCCCATCATCGACTTGTTTAATGGTGAGATTGTCAGTTATACGATGAAGGACAGACCAACGTATGAGTTGGTCAAAGAGATGTTAAATGATGCCCTATCCAAGCTAAGCCAAGAAAAGATGGATGACAAACCCATCATTCATTCAGACCAAGGCTGGCACTATCAAATGCACCAGTATCAACAAACCCTAAAAGAACAAGGCTTAACCCAAAGCATGTCAAGAAAAGGCAATTGTTTGGATAATGCTGTGATAGAGAGCTTCTTTGGTACGCTAAAACAAGAGATATTTTATGAGACAACCACATTTACATCAACAGATGAACTTAAACAAGTGATTGATGAGTACATACACTACTACAATCATGATAGAATAAAGAGCAAATTAAAAGGACTAAGTCCTGTTAAGTACAGAAACTTAGTCCAATTAGGGTTAATACAACCACTTGCAACAACCTAA
- a CDS encoding helix-turn-helix domain-containing protein yields MAKYTTDFKLSVIGYYLNHHGYKQTAKHFNLNHTTVELWVKLYQAHGIDGIKRRHTKAVYDTDFKLNAVQAIQQGKSLTQLAIELNLPQPSLLSTWLKSYQAFGIMGLIPKPKGKKAMSNKHNANKTKSTWKTKQDHEKSVDDLLDELAYLRAENDYLKKLDALIRQKEQSVQTKNKS; encoded by the coding sequence ATGGCAAAATACACAACCGACTTTAAACTGTCTGTGATTGGGTATTATCTTAATCATCATGGCTACAAACAAACCGCCAAACACTTTAATCTAAACCACACAACCGTAGAGCTATGGGTTAAACTCTATCAAGCACATGGCATTGATGGCATAAAAAGACGACACACAAAGGCTGTCTATGACACAGATTTTAAGCTTAATGCCGTTCAAGCCATACAACAGGGCAAATCGCTTACACAACTTGCCATAGAGCTTAATCTGCCACAACCTTCTTTACTGTCAACTTGGTTAAAGTCCTACCAAGCCTTTGGTATAATGGGACTAATACCCAAACCCAAAGGCAAAAAAGCAATGTCAAACAAACACAACGCTAATAAAACCAAATCAACTTGGAAAACCAAACAAGACCACGAAAAAAGTGTGGATGATTTGCTTGATGAACTTGCCTATCTTAGAGCAGAGAATGACTATCTAAAAAAGCTAGATGCCTTAATTCGTCAAAAGGAACAATCAGTACAAACAAAGAACAAGTCCTGA
- a CDS encoding alpha/beta fold hydrolase, with the protein MKFKTILSSNGIHRLHHTFFIPKGDINATLLIVHGMSEHSGRYADFAQFLANHGILVATYDQLGHGQTVKDKYELGFIDEKHPVQALCKDVVIMADKLKDKARTLTDRPTPHYIMGHSMGSFIVRTVLTHHATSFDGAIIMGTGNSFGLINRFALTTLGVMNYVNPKRPNVRFATLLNHYLLSQIRSPISASPFAWLTENTDSIKAFEADPLCGFAFSNNGFVALQALIKKATSPTWYAHTPKDFRILLISGKDDPVGRMGQDIDELQNELIKAGQNVRTHLYPNMRHEPLHETDKDRVYGDILGWIKNHIIDKNNQKSQ; encoded by the coding sequence ATGAAATTTAAAACCATTCTCTCATCAAACGGCATTCACCGCCTACACCATACTTTTTTTATCCCCAAAGGCGACATCAACGCCACCTTGCTTATCGTGCATGGTATGAGTGAGCATAGTGGACGATATGCTGATTTTGCTCAGTTTTTAGCCAATCATGGTATTTTGGTCGCCACTTACGACCAACTTGGGCATGGGCAGACGGTCAAGGACAAATACGAGCTTGGTTTTATTGATGAAAAACACCCCGTCCAAGCCCTGTGCAAAGACGTGGTCATCATGGCGGACAAATTAAAAGACAAGGCACGCACGCTGACCGACCGCCCCACCCCCCATTACATCATGGGACATTCTATGGGGTCATTTATCGTGCGGACGGTGTTGACCCACCACGCCACGAGCTTTGACGGGGCGATTATCATGGGGACGGGCAACAGCTTTGGGCTTATCAACCGCTTTGCCCTAACCACACTTGGGGTGATGAATTATGTGAATCCAAAACGCCCCAACGTCCGCTTTGCCACACTCCTAAACCACTATCTACTCTCGCAAATCCGCTCGCCCATATCGGCATCGCCTTTTGCGTGGCTGACCGAAAACACCGATAGCATCAAAGCCTTTGAAGCCGACCCCTTATGCGGTTTTGCGTTTAGCAATAATGGCTTTGTCGCCTTGCAAGCCCTTATCAAAAAAGCCACATCGCCCACATGGTACGCCCACACGCCCAAAGATTTTCGCATTTTGCTCATAAGCGGTAAAGACGACCCAGTCGGACGCATGGGGCAGGACATTGATGAACTACAAAACGAACTCATCAAAGCAGGGCAAAACGTCCGCACGCACCTATATCCCAATATGCGACACGAGCCACTGCATGAGACGGATAAAGATAGGGTGTATGGGGATATTTTGGGGTGGATAAAAAATCATATCATTGATAAAAACAATCAAAAATCTCAATAA
- the dapD gene encoding 2,3,4,5-tetrahydropyridine-2,6-dicarboxylate N-succinyltransferase, which yields MSLQNIIETAFDNRANFGASDCPADVRSAVEEVLAGLDNGSLRVAEKIDGEWVVHQWVKKAVLLSFKINDNKPIESCDLRFFDKVDTKFTDWIEEDFKNAGVRVVPPAVARKGSFIAKNVVLMPSYTNIGAYVDEGTMVDTWATVGSCAQIGKNVHLSGGVGIGGVLEPLQANPTIIEDNCFIGARSEIVEGVIVEEGSVISMGVYIGQSTKIYDRETGEIHYGRVPAGSVVVPGNLPSPCGKYSLYAAIIVKKVDAQTRAKTSLNDLLRTE from the coding sequence ATGTCTTTACAAAACATCATTGAAACCGCCTTTGACAACCGTGCCAACTTTGGGGCGAGCGACTGCCCTGCTGATGTGCGTTCTGCCGTTGAAGAAGTGCTTGCAGGCTTGGATAATGGTTCACTTCGTGTTGCCGAAAAAATTGACGGCGAATGGGTGGTTCATCAATGGGTCAAAAAAGCGGTACTGCTGTCCTTTAAAATCAATGACAACAAGCCGATTGAGTCTTGCGATTTACGCTTTTTTGACAAAGTGGACACCAAATTTACCGATTGGATAGAAGAAGATTTCAAAAACGCTGGCGTGCGTGTCGTTCCCCCTGCCGTGGCTCGTAAAGGCTCATTCATCGCCAAAAACGTGGTGCTCATGCCGTCTTATACCAACATCGGTGCGTATGTGGACGAAGGGACGATGGTGGATACTTGGGCGACCGTTGGCTCATGTGCCCAAATCGGTAAAAACGTCCACCTATCAGGCGGTGTGGGTATCGGTGGCGTGCTAGAACCCCTACAAGCAAACCCCACCATTATCGAAGATAACTGCTTTATTGGTGCTCGCTCTGAAATCGTGGAAGGCGTGATTGTCGAAGAAGGCTCGGTCATCTCTATGGGTGTGTATATCGGTCAATCCACCAAAATCTACGACCGTGAAACAGGCGAGATTCACTACGGACGTGTGCCAGCAGGTTCGGTTGTTGTACCAGGTAACTTGCCAAGTCCATGCGGAAAATACAGCCTATACGCCGCCATTATCGTTAAAAAAGTAGATGCTCAAACTCGTGCCAAGACCAGCCTAAATGACTTATTGCGTACTGAGTGA
- a CDS encoding DedA family protein: MDSMSAWILAIMDRLGLAGVTLMMFLENVFPPIPSELIMPMAGFSAGQGNMNIIAVIIAGTAGSVLGALPLYYLGTVFDEKRLYTLTEKYGKYLLIKPSDITNATHWFNKHGKAVVFFGRMIPAIRSLISIPAGMNRMPMLPFLVLTTLGSAIWTTLLAYAGYVLGANYEQVAEFIAPISKGVVVVAGLVLAVVMFLRIRSVFFDKP; encoded by the coding sequence ATGGATAGCATGAGTGCGTGGATTTTGGCGATTATGGATAGGCTTGGGCTGGCAGGGGTTACGCTGATGATGTTTTTGGAAAACGTCTTTCCGCCCATACCGAGCGAGCTTATCATGCCAATGGCGGGATTTTCGGCAGGTCAAGGCAACATGAACATCATTGCTGTCATCATCGCAGGGACGGCAGGGTCGGTGCTTGGGGCGTTGCCACTGTACTATCTAGGGACGGTGTTTGATGAAAAACGCCTGTACACTCTGACCGAAAAGTACGGCAAATACCTACTCATCAAGCCGTCCGACATCACCAATGCGACCCATTGGTTTAACAAACACGGCAAGGCGGTGGTATTTTTTGGGCGAATGATACCCGCCATTCGCTCGCTCATCTCTATCCCTGCCGGCATGAACCGTATGCCGATGTTGCCGTTTTTGGTGCTGACGACATTAGGTTCTGCCATTTGGACGACTCTGTTGGCGTATGCCGGCTATGTGCTTGGGGCGAACTATGAACAAGTGGCAGAGTTTATCGCTCCCATTAGTAAAGGCGTGGTGGTCGTGGCGGGGCTTGTCTTGGCGGTCGTGATGTTTTTGCGGATTAGGAGTGTGTTTTTTGATAAACCCTAA
- the ribE gene encoding 6,7-dimethyl-8-ribityllumazine synthase has protein sequence MTTFTEQKNAVTHIDGALHDNANLRIGIAVGRFNGFLVESLVEGALDALLRHGVLGENITVVRVPGAFELPLTAKRMAVTGNYDAIVVLGAIIRGATPHFDIVASESAKGLSHVALHHDIPVINGILTTENIEQTIERAGTKAGNKGYEAGMTAIEMVSVLKAL, from the coding sequence ATGACCACATTTACCGAACAAAAAAATGCCGTAACCCACATTGACGGTGCCTTGCATGACAATGCCAATCTGCGTATTGGGATTGCGGTAGGGCGGTTTAATGGTTTTTTGGTTGAAAGTTTGGTAGAAGGGGCGTTAGATGCTCTGCTACGTCATGGCGTGCTTGGCGAGAACATCACGGTGGTGCGTGTACCGGGGGCATTTGAGCTACCCTTGACCGCCAAACGCATGGCGGTAACGGGCAACTATGATGCCATTGTCGTGCTTGGGGCGATTATCCGTGGGGCGACACCGCATTTTGACATCGTGGCAAGCGAGTCTGCCAAAGGCTTATCGCACGTGGCTCTACATCATGACATTCCTGTGATTAATGGCATTTTGACGACCGAAAACATCGAGCAAACCATTGAACGTGCTGGCACCAAAGCAGGCAACAAAGGCTATGAAGCAGGTATGACCGCCATTGAAATGGTCAGCGTGTTAAAGGCTTTATAA